Proteins found in one Deinococcus seoulensis genomic segment:
- the dnaE gene encoding DNA polymerase III subunit alpha has protein sequence MTASDLAPAPHIHLPDGSCCKPKRFAHLHQHTQYSLLDGAAKLKDLLKWAKEVTPEGQTPALAMTDHGNMHGAVHFYNYATGMGVKPIIGYEAYVVPGEGTRRDRTRGQDGEKGIFHLTLLARDFEGYQNLCRLSSRGYTEGYYYKPRIDHELLREHHAGVIAMSGCLGSEVQQLLMQGREDDAKKRLMWYRELFGENYFIEIQDHGLPEQKKNNPILKAWAQELGIGMVATNDGHYVKKTDATAHETLLAIQTKATLADENRFKFPCDEFYVKNLEEMQAALPVGEWGEEVFDNTALIADLCNVDLPVGKKRVYQMPALPIPEGRTMSEELRVQTYRGTVKRYPAHATEGLLRDYAARTLSALGSDAARVLERAGNCDPQTCDLETLFTLLAFAGSDWEARGKAAGEKYTPYPALELMEAEASEGTLPAYAHEDCRRARQNSSDTSIELTPDEQHETTRGHHQHALVILRRAEYELSVINNMGFPDYFLIVADYINWAKDQDISVGPGRGSGAGSLVAYAMRITNLDPLEFELLFERFLNPDRISMPDFDIDFNDARRVEVIQYVQDKYGEDRVAQIATFGTMASKACLKDVARVMGLEYAKVDKVSKLIPIKFGKSYSLEQARESVPDIAQMLNEDAQLLEAYEFAQKLEGLTRHASVHAAGVVIGRDKLTDLVPVMRDTSGAGMVCQYDMKAVEDIGLIKMDFLGLRTLSFLDEARRIMRESKNVDIDFDAIPFDDRITYDLMSRGDTKGVFQLEGAGIADASRRLKPRRLADIIALSALYRPGPMENIPTYVRRHHGLEEVDYVRDGFPTSARFLEKILAETYGIPVYQEQIMQIASEVAGFSLGGADLLRRAMGKKDAEEMKRQRQIFVEGAEGNGVPRDEGNRLFDLLDAFANYGFNKCLTGDTRVPVAGGELRRIEDLYREGLPVELPSVNGAYRLELRPTGQFFDNGVKPVFRVQTALGRELTATGNHPLLTLDGWRNVEDLTPGDRIAAPARLPELGTEVWPEHQAGLLGWLLAEGNTCHPHGAYLYSQSEAQVADMVALASAFPNTRPTVKVRPERQNVHDVYLGSGVRGSAGGKSGVRLWLEDLNMVDVKATDKALPSAAFRLNNASLAVLLGRYWSGDGFLYGVGNTTPYAATSSRALADDLAHVLLRLGMTGKVTRKHFTYSRGDDMEGRTGYTVHLVGRRSIDQFLTVIAPHIVGRDEQLDALRAYYAATPAARETVDTLPATVKTRVQAAKHASGLGWREIEERTGVCTKEFYGAPKAHKKGFRRTTIQTLADFFEESALRDVCSDDLYWDTITAIDPAGEAQTYDLEVPGTHNFVANDLIVHNSHSAAYGVITYQTAWLKANYPVEFMAALLTVERKDSDKVAEYISDARKMDVHVLPPDINRSAADFAVQGEEILFGLYAIKGLGEGAVLKILEERERAGRYKSLADFCSRLGNKVCNRKALESLIKSGAFDQFGERNQLMHSLEDALEDAAGTADINAKAQTGMSMMFGLEEVKKERPLRTGIPPFTDLERLSIEKDALGLYISGHPLEQHEGLREAASCRISDLDTWFQTQNVAPGKRIKAVLAGMIESVVKKPTKSGGMMARFILADESGQTELVAFSRAYDRIQDKLVNDTPALVIVELESEDGGLRAIAEEIVSIDQLAEVPKVMYVTIDLETASPDAIGEFQSVLDEHAGSMPTYLRLETPEQFVLYQLDHGMGSPEAIRVLNQTFPWADAYLAYDQQTILGRFAPKPPAWMNKQQGGGMRA, from the coding sequence ATGACCGCCTCCGACCTCGCCCCTGCGCCTCACATTCACCTGCCGGACGGTTCCTGCTGCAAGCCCAAGCGGTTTGCGCACCTGCATCAGCACACGCAGTACAGCCTGCTGGACGGCGCGGCGAAACTGAAGGACCTGCTCAAATGGGCCAAGGAGGTCACGCCGGAAGGGCAGACCCCGGCGCTGGCGATGACGGACCACGGGAACATGCACGGCGCGGTGCATTTCTACAATTACGCGACCGGGATGGGCGTCAAGCCGATCATCGGGTACGAGGCGTACGTGGTGCCGGGCGAGGGCACGCGCCGCGACCGGACGCGCGGGCAGGACGGCGAGAAGGGCATCTTTCACCTGACGCTGCTGGCCCGTGATTTCGAGGGGTACCAGAACCTCTGCCGCCTCAGTTCACGTGGGTACACGGAAGGCTACTACTACAAGCCCCGCATCGACCATGAACTGCTGCGCGAGCATCACGCGGGCGTGATCGCCATGTCCGGCTGCCTGGGCAGCGAGGTGCAGCAACTGCTGATGCAGGGCCGCGAGGACGACGCCAAGAAGCGCCTGATGTGGTACCGCGAGTTGTTCGGCGAGAATTACTTCATCGAGATTCAGGATCACGGGCTGCCCGAGCAGAAGAAGAACAACCCCATCCTGAAAGCCTGGGCGCAGGAGCTGGGCATCGGGATGGTCGCCACGAACGACGGCCACTACGTCAAGAAGACCGACGCGACCGCGCACGAGACGCTGCTGGCCATCCAGACGAAAGCCACGCTGGCCGACGAGAACCGCTTCAAGTTCCCCTGCGACGAGTTCTACGTGAAGAACCTCGAGGAGATGCAGGCGGCGCTGCCGGTGGGCGAGTGGGGCGAGGAAGTCTTCGACAACACCGCCCTGATCGCGGACCTGTGCAACGTGGACCTGCCGGTCGGGAAGAAACGCGTGTACCAGATGCCCGCGCTGCCCATCCCGGAAGGCCGGACCATGTCCGAGGAACTGCGCGTGCAGACGTACCGGGGAACCGTGAAACGCTACCCGGCGCACGCCACCGAAGGGCTGCTGCGTGATTACGCCGCCCGCACGCTGAGTGCGCTGGGCAGCGACGCGGCGCGGGTGCTGGAACGCGCCGGGAACTGCGACCCGCAGACCTGCGATCTGGAAACGCTGTTCACGCTGCTGGCCTTCGCGGGCAGCGATTGGGAAGCGCGCGGCAAGGCCGCCGGCGAGAAGTACACCCCATACCCCGCGCTAGAACTCATGGAAGCCGAGGCCAGCGAGGGCACGCTGCCCGCCTACGCGCACGAGGACTGCCGCCGCGCCCGCCAGAACAGCAGCGACACCAGTATCGAACTGACACCCGACGAGCAGCACGAAACCACGCGCGGCCACCACCAGCACGCGCTGGTGATCCTGCGCCGCGCCGAGTACGAACTGTCGGTCATCAACAACATGGGGTTCCCCGATTACTTCCTGATCGTCGCGGATTACATCAACTGGGCGAAGGATCAGGACATCAGCGTGGGGCCGGGGCGTGGGTCCGGCGCAGGCAGCCTCGTGGCGTACGCCATGCGCATCACGAACCTCGACCCGCTGGAATTCGAGTTGCTGTTCGAGCGATTCCTGAACCCCGACCGTATCTCCATGCCGGACTTCGATATCGACTTCAACGACGCCCGCCGCGTCGAGGTCATCCAGTACGTGCAGGACAAGTACGGCGAGGACCGCGTGGCGCAGATCGCCACCTTCGGAACCATGGCCAGCAAGGCCTGCCTGAAGGACGTGGCGCGCGTCATGGGTCTCGAGTACGCCAAGGTCGACAAGGTCAGCAAGCTCATTCCCATCAAGTTCGGCAAGAGCTACAGCCTCGAACAGGCCCGCGAGAGCGTTCCCGACATCGCCCAGATGCTGAACGAGGACGCCCAGCTGCTCGAAGCGTACGAGTTCGCGCAGAAACTCGAGGGCCTCACCCGCCACGCCAGCGTCCACGCGGCCGGCGTGGTCATCGGCCGGGACAAACTCACGGACCTCGTGCCCGTCATGCGCGACACCAGCGGCGCCGGCATGGTCTGCCAGTACGACATGAAAGCCGTCGAGGACATCGGCCTGATCAAGATGGACTTCCTGGGCCTGCGCACCCTGTCCTTCCTCGACGAGGCGCGGCGCATCATGCGCGAATCCAAGAACGTCGACATCGACTTCGACGCCATCCCCTTCGACGACCGGATCACCTACGACCTGATGAGCCGCGGCGACACCAAGGGCGTCTTCCAGCTCGAAGGCGCCGGGATCGCCGACGCCTCCAGGCGCCTCAAACCCCGAAGGCTCGCCGACATCATCGCCCTGTCCGCCCTGTACCGCCCCGGCCCGATGGAGAACATCCCCACCTACGTCCGCCGCCACCACGGCCTGGAAGAAGTGGACTACGTCCGCGACGGATTCCCCACCAGCGCCCGGTTCCTGGAGAAGATCCTGGCCGAAACGTACGGCATTCCCGTCTACCAGGAACAGATCATGCAGATCGCCAGCGAGGTCGCCGGGTTCTCCCTGGGCGGCGCCGACCTGCTGCGCCGCGCCATGGGTAAAAAAGACGCCGAGGAGATGAAACGCCAGCGGCAGATCTTCGTCGAGGGCGCCGAGGGCAACGGCGTACCCAGGGACGAGGGCAACCGCCTGTTCGACCTACTGGACGCCTTCGCGAACTACGGCTTCAACAAGTGTCTGACGGGCGACACGCGCGTGCCCGTCGCGGGCGGTGAGCTGCGGCGCATCGAAGATCTGTACCGCGAGGGCCTGCCGGTGGAGTTGCCCAGCGTCAACGGCGCGTACCGCCTGGAACTGCGCCCCACCGGACAGTTCTTCGACAACGGCGTGAAGCCCGTGTTCCGGGTACAGACCGCGCTGGGCCGCGAACTGACCGCCACCGGCAACCACCCGCTGCTGACACTGGACGGCTGGCGCAACGTGGAAGACCTGACGCCCGGCGACCGCATCGCCGCGCCCGCCCGCCTGCCGGAACTGGGCACAGAGGTGTGGCCGGAGCACCAGGCCGGACTGCTGGGCTGGCTTCTGGCCGAGGGCAACACCTGCCACCCGCACGGCGCGTACCTGTACTCGCAGAGCGAGGCGCAGGTGGCCGACATGGTCGCGCTGGCCTCCGCCTTCCCGAACACCCGCCCCACCGTGAAGGTGCGCCCGGAACGCCAGAACGTGCACGACGTGTACCTGGGCAGCGGCGTCAGAGGAAGTGCGGGCGGCAAGTCGGGCGTTCGCCTGTGGCTCGAAGACCTGAACATGGTGGACGTGAAAGCCACCGACAAGGCCCTGCCTTCTGCGGCGTTCCGACTGAACAATGCCTCGCTGGCCGTGCTGCTGGGCCGCTACTGGTCGGGAGACGGTTTCCTGTACGGCGTGGGCAACACCACTCCGTATGCCGCCACGTCCTCACGCGCGCTCGCTGACGATCTGGCGCACGTGCTGCTGCGCCTGGGCATGACCGGCAAGGTCACGCGCAAGCACTTCACGTACAGCCGCGGCGACGACATGGAAGGACGCACCGGGTACACCGTGCATCTGGTCGGGCGGCGCTCCATCGACCAGTTCCTGACCGTCATCGCGCCACACATCGTGGGCCGCGACGAGCAACTGGACGCCCTACGCGCGTACTACGCCGCCACACCCGCCGCCCGTGAGACGGTCGACACCCTGCCCGCCACGGTGAAGACCCGCGTGCAGGCCGCCAAGCACGCCAGCGGCCTGGGCTGGCGCGAGATCGAGGAACGTACGGGAGTCTGTACCAAGGAGTTCTACGGCGCGCCCAAAGCCCACAAGAAGGGCTTCCGCCGCACCACCATCCAGACCCTGGCCGACTTCTTCGAGGAAAGCGCGCTGCGGGACGTGTGCTCGGACGACCTGTACTGGGACACCATCACCGCCATCGACCCGGCGGGCGAGGCGCAGACCTACGACCTGGAAGTGCCCGGCACGCACAACTTCGTCGCGAACGACCTGATCGTGCACAACAGCCACTCCGCCGCGTACGGCGTGATCACGTACCAGACCGCGTGGCTCAAGGCGAACTACCCCGTCGAGTTCATGGCGGCCCTGCTGACCGTCGAACGCAAGGACAGCGACAAGGTCGCCGAGTACATCAGTGACGCCCGCAAGATGGACGTGCACGTCCTGCCGCCCGACATCAACCGCTCGGCCGCCGACTTCGCCGTGCAGGGCGAGGAAATCCTGTTCGGTCTGTACGCCATCAAGGGCCTGGGCGAGGGGGCCGTCCTGAAAATCCTGGAGGAACGCGAACGCGCCGGGCGGTACAAGAGCCTCGCGGACTTCTGCTCACGCCTGGGCAACAAGGTCTGCAACCGCAAAGCCCTCGAAAGCCTGATCAAGAGCGGCGCCTTCGACCAGTTCGGCGAACGCAACCAGCTCATGCACAGCCTCGAAGACGCCCTCGAAGACGCCGCCGGTACCGCCGACATCAACGCCAAAGCCCAGACCGGCATGAGCATGATGTTCGGCCTGGAAGAGGTCAAGAAGGAACGCCCCCTTCGTACCGGCATTCCCCCCTTCACCGACCTCGAACGCCTCAGCATCGAGAAAGACGCCCTGGGCCTGTACATCAGCGGCCACCCCCTCGAACAGCACGAGGGCCTGCGCGAGGCCGCCAGCTGCCGAATATCCGACCTGGACACCTGGTTCCAGACGCAGAACGTCGCCCCCGGAAAACGCATCAAGGCCGTCCTGGCAGGCATGATCGAGAGCGTCGTCAAGAAACCCACCAAGTCCGGCGGCATGATGGCCCGCTTCATCCTCGCCGACGAGAGCGGCCAGACCGAACTCGTCGCCTTCTCCCGCGCCTACGACCGCATTCAGGACAAACTCGTCAACGACACCCCCGCCCTCGTCATCGTCGAACTGGAAAGCGAGGACGGCGGCCTGCGCGCCATCGCCGAGGAGATCGTCAGCATCGACCAACTCGCCGAAGTCCCCAAAGTCATGTACGTCACCATCGACCTCGAAACCGCCAGCCCCGACGCCATCGGCGAATTCCAGAGCGTCCTCGACGAACACGCCGGCAGCATGCCCACCTACCTCCGCCTGGAAACCCCCGAACAGTTCGTCCTGTACCAACTCGACCACGGCATGGGCAGCCCTGAAGCCATCCGCGTCCTCAACCAGACCTTCCCCTGGGCCGACGCCTACCTCGCCTACGACCAGCAGACCATCCTCGGCCGATTCGCCCCCAAACCCCCCGCCTGGATGAACAAACAGCAAGGTGGGGGCATGCGGGCTTGA
- a CDS encoding endonuclease domain-containing protein, translating into MRDLHSRRLVPRARELRRAMTPAERRLWFDLLRSHPVRFRRQVPLLGFILDFYAPSARLCVEVDGRSHDGAEAQAYDAERSRVLGGAGIRVLRVQNAEVVRNLPGVAALIESALQR; encoded by the coding sequence ATGCGTGACCTGCATTCGAGGCGTCTGGTGCCGCGTGCGCGTGAGCTGAGGCGCGCCATGACGCCTGCGGAGCGGCGATTGTGGTTCGATCTGCTGCGGTCGCATCCGGTGCGGTTTCGTCGTCAGGTGCCGTTGCTGGGCTTCATTCTGGATTTCTACGCGCCGTCCGCGCGGTTGTGCGTGGAGGTGGATGGCCGCAGTCATGACGGCGCGGAGGCCCAGGCGTACGATGCCGAGCGGTCGCGGGTGCTGGGTGGGGCGGGGATTCGTGTGCTGCGCGTGCAGAACGCGGAGGTCGTGCGGAACCTGCCGGGTGTGGCGGCCCTGATCGAGTCGGCACTCCAGCGATAA
- a CDS encoding PilT/PilU family type 4a pilus ATPase, which translates to MSVLNSVLTAIVKEGASDIHLRTGSAPAGRVNGVIRRYGDTRLAPEHVEAFTREMMSPAMWDAFTEKREADFAYGIPNLARFRVNAYYQRGTIGLIMRVIEDKAIPTFQQLGLPIDTFEALAQHERGLVLVTGPTGSGKTTTLASLLNHINATQPVNIVTLEDPIEVLHKDQMAMISQRELGMDTMSFANGLRASMRQDPDVILIGEMRDKETVEAALSAAQTGHLVFSTLHTQDAVRTVNRIIDFFAPHERDQIRQGLSESIVGIVSQRLLPKATGGRVLGLEILLGTPTVRECIKDPERTEEIKQALLEGGARGMHTFDQHLASLVASGLMTEEDAMASATSPHELKIMMMRAQYA; encoded by the coding sequence ATGAGTGTCCTGAACAGCGTACTGACCGCCATCGTCAAGGAAGGAGCCAGCGACATCCACCTGCGCACCGGCAGCGCCCCCGCCGGCCGCGTCAACGGCGTGATCAGACGCTACGGCGACACCCGACTCGCCCCCGAACACGTCGAAGCCTTCACCCGCGAAATGATGAGCCCCGCCATGTGGGACGCCTTCACCGAGAAACGCGAAGCCGACTTCGCGTACGGCATCCCCAACCTCGCCCGCTTCCGCGTCAACGCCTACTACCAGCGCGGCACCATCGGCCTGATCATGCGCGTCATCGAAGACAAGGCCATCCCCACCTTCCAGCAACTCGGCCTGCCCATCGACACCTTCGAAGCCCTCGCCCAGCACGAACGCGGCCTCGTCCTCGTCACCGGCCCCACCGGCAGCGGCAAGACCACCACCCTCGCCAGCCTCCTGAACCACATCAACGCCACCCAACCCGTCAACATCGTCACCCTCGAAGACCCCATCGAAGTGCTGCACAAAGACCAGATGGCCATGATCAGCCAGCGCGAACTCGGCATGGACACCATGAGCTTCGCCAACGGCCTGCGCGCCAGCATGCGCCAGGACCCCGACGTCATCCTCATCGGCGAAATGCGCGACAAGGAAACCGTCGAAGCCGCCCTGAGCGCCGCCCAGACCGGCCACCTCGTCTTCTCCACCCTGCACACCCAGGACGCCGTCCGCACCGTCAACCGCATCATCGACTTCTTCGCCCCCCACGAACGCGACCAGATCCGCCAGGGCCTCTCAGAAAGCATCGTCGGCATCGTCAGCCAACGCCTGCTCCCCAAAGCCACCGGCGGCCGCGTCCTCGGCCTCGAAATCCTGCTCGGCACCCCCACCGTCCGCGAATGCATCAAGGACCCCGAACGCACCGAAGAAATCAAACAGGCACTCCTCGAAGGCGGCGCGCGCGGCATGCACACCTTCGACCAGCACCTCGCCAGCCTCGTCGCCAGCGGCCTCATGACCGAAGAAGACGCCATGGCCAGCGCCACCAGCCCCCACGAACTCAAGATCATGATGATGCGCGCCCAGTACGCCTGA
- a CDS encoding DinB family protein, producing MSKKTTPTYVPALVTVATVGVAAGAAYVARTRKKEVTSMVVNRVLERPAGRSSYSDLGQSLERAGTLLTGRAARAADTHANRDLLAHIIGIERWGQQRLSAALGATPDQTDTYHPYRPPQDTTLKDLQALITSTRAATVDLTRRLGHNPPDDTLTVNHNSLGPMTTKAWLRYLTQHADLESRKLRGE from the coding sequence ATGAGTAAGAAGACCACCCCCACCTACGTGCCTGCCCTCGTCACAGTCGCCACGGTCGGCGTGGCCGCCGGGGCCGCCTACGTGGCCCGCACCCGCAAGAAAGAAGTGACCAGCATGGTCGTCAACCGCGTGCTGGAACGCCCCGCCGGACGCAGCAGCTACAGCGACCTCGGGCAGAGCCTCGAACGGGCCGGGACGCTCCTGACCGGCCGCGCCGCCCGCGCCGCCGACACGCACGCCAACCGCGACCTGCTCGCGCACATCATCGGCATCGAACGCTGGGGCCAGCAGCGCCTCAGTGCCGCCCTCGGCGCGACCCCCGACCAGACCGACACGTACCACCCCTACCGCCCCCCGCAGGACACCACCCTGAAAGACCTGCAGGCGCTGATCACCAGCACCCGCGCCGCCACCGTCGACCTGACCCGCCGCCTGGGCCACAACCCCCCCGACGACACCCTGACCGTCAACCACAACAGCCTCGGCCCCATGACCACCAAGGCGTGGCTGCGCTACCTGACGCAGCACGCCGACCTCGAAAGCCGCAAACTCCGCGGCGAGTAA
- a CDS encoding 5-formyltetrahydrofolate cyclo-ligase translates to MTTAGALREQVWDELVARRACAYPLPPHGHCPNFTHAKKAAAQLLSHPDVAALHTLIVGPERALLPLRQQALKAGKTLFVPHQHRQGWYWRVTDPAGAKLSGLRAHGEATLTPTGAQAAVIACVAADHHGARLGKGFGWGARGLHLGLPEFTLAHPLMLRPALPCPADSHVALIGTPDRVITPPAHLPDGTNRP, encoded by the coding sequence ATGACCACCGCCGGGGCGCTGCGCGAACAGGTGTGGGATGAACTGGTCGCCCGCCGCGCCTGCGCGTACCCGCTGCCGCCGCACGGGCACTGCCCGAACTTCACGCACGCGAAGAAGGCCGCTGCGCAACTGCTCTCGCACCCGGACGTGGCGGCCCTGCACACCCTGATCGTCGGGCCGGAACGGGCGCTGCTGCCCCTGCGGCAACAGGCCCTGAAGGCCGGGAAGACGCTGTTCGTGCCGCACCAGCACAGGCAGGGCTGGTACTGGCGCGTGACCGACCCGGCAGGCGCGAAACTCAGCGGCCTGCGCGCGCACGGCGAGGCGACCCTCACCCCGACCGGCGCGCAGGCCGCCGTGATCGCCTGCGTCGCCGCCGACCATCACGGCGCGCGGCTCGGGAAGGGCTTCGGGTGGGGCGCGCGCGGCCTGCACCTGGGTCTGCCCGAGTTCACGCTGGCGCACCCGCTGATGCTGCGCCCCGCCCTGCCCTGCCCCGCCGACTCGCACGTGGCCCTGATCGGCACGCCCGACCGGGTCATCACGCCCCCGGCGCACCTGCCCGATGGAACGAACCGGCCCTGA
- a CDS encoding carbon-nitrogen hydrolase family protein — protein MTGHEGSVERVRVAAAAYPVDFLTDWAAFEAKLTRWVADAAGQGAGLLVFPEYAPLELVSLLPTELHHDVIGMRPALQAFVPEFVALHARLAREYGVGIVAGSYPVAHAGAFVNRAFVFGPDGTQGHQDKLLMTRFEAEEWHVAPGEGAAVFDLPLPGGTLRFGVAICYDSEFPGLARAQAEAGAELLVVPSFTGSRAGFTRVRVGSMARALENQLYALHAPLIADAPWTYAVEDAHGAASIYAPSDNGLPEDGIAAQLGWNEPGWLVTDLDLTLTRHVRADGHVLNWRDRHVGVSRAVPARVVTLGGTPEPA, from the coding sequence ATGACAGGGCATGAGGGCAGCGTGGAACGGGTGCGGGTGGCGGCGGCGGCGTACCCGGTGGACTTCCTGACGGACTGGGCGGCCTTCGAGGCCAAGCTGACGCGCTGGGTGGCGGACGCGGCGGGCCAGGGCGCAGGGCTGCTGGTGTTCCCGGAGTACGCGCCGCTGGAACTCGTCAGCCTGCTGCCCACGGAGCTGCACCACGACGTGATCGGGATGCGCCCGGCCCTGCAGGCGTTCGTGCCGGAGTTCGTGGCGCTGCACGCCCGGCTGGCCCGCGAGTACGGCGTGGGGATCGTGGCCGGGAGTTACCCGGTCGCGCACGCGGGGGCGTTCGTGAACCGGGCGTTCGTGTTCGGGCCGGACGGCACGCAGGGCCATCAGGACAAACTGCTGATGACCCGGTTCGAGGCCGAAGAGTGGCACGTCGCGCCGGGCGAGGGCGCGGCGGTGTTCGACCTGCCGCTGCCCGGCGGCACGCTGCGCTTCGGCGTGGCGATCTGCTACGACAGCGAGTTCCCGGGACTGGCCCGCGCGCAGGCCGAGGCGGGCGCGGAACTGCTGGTCGTGCCGTCCTTCACGGGCAGCCGGGCCGGGTTCACGCGCGTGCGGGTGGGCAGCATGGCCCGCGCGCTCGAAAACCAGCTGTACGCGCTGCACGCCCCGCTGATCGCGGACGCCCCCTGGACGTACGCCGTCGAGGACGCGCACGGCGCCGCCAGCATCTACGCCCCGTCCGACAACGGGCTGCCCGAGGACGGCATCGCAGCGCAGCTCGGCTGGAACGAGCCGGGCTGGCTGGTCACGGACCTGGACCTGACCCTGACCCGCCACGTCCGCGCGGACGGGCACGTCCTGAACTGGCGGGACCGGCACGTCGGCGTGAGCCGCGCCGTGCCCGCCAGGGTCGTCACGCTGGGCGGAACGCCGGAACCCGCATGA
- a CDS encoding GNAT family N-acetyltransferase, with amino-acid sequence MTVTVRRLTPADAPAYRAARLAALHADPAAFLTNAAEFAALDDTALVARLAQDAPGVTLGAFLGTDLVGLLTLVREAALPLAHRVNVYGVSVAPPARGQGVGAALVQAGVEQARSWAGVTSLHLAVMDSQPAALSLYERAGFRVWGTRPDAVRRDGRVYTEQWLSLDLTAPA; translated from the coding sequence ATGACCGTCACGGTCCGCCGCCTGACGCCCGCCGACGCGCCCGCGTACCGGGCCGCGCGACTGGCGGCGCTCCACGCCGACCCGGCCGCCTTCCTGACGAACGCCGCCGAGTTCGCCGCGCTGGACGACACTGCCCTGGTGGCCCGCCTCGCGCAGGACGCGCCGGGCGTCACGCTGGGCGCGTTCCTGGGCACTGACCTCGTGGGCCTGCTGACCCTGGTGCGTGAGGCGGCCCTACCCCTGGCGCACCGCGTGAACGTGTACGGCGTCTCGGTCGCCCCGCCCGCGCGTGGTCAGGGTGTCGGCGCGGCCCTCGTGCAGGCCGGAGTGGAGCAGGCCCGCTCGTGGGCGGGCGTGACCTCGCTGCACCTCGCGGTGATGGACTCGCAGCCCGCCGCGCTGAGCCTGTACGAACGCGCCGGGTTCCGGGTGTGGGGCACCCGGCCGGACGCAGTGCGCCGCGACGGGCGCGTGTATACCGAGCAGTGGCTGAGCCTCGACCTGACCGCGCCTGCCTGA
- a CDS encoding S66 family peptidase, which translates to MTFPDPASLVPPSVQRGFVRPPRLGPGSRVAALSLSSGFVTEVMNRYRAGVRQVAREFGWEVVAAPNALRGPEFLAANPQARADDLHWALESPDIDGMVSIIGGDDSVRLLPHLRPDLIRAHPKAFLGFSDSTVTLTQFLRAGVMAYHGPALLTDLAENAGMHPFTVQGLRRALVDPPAPFDLEAAPEWTQSGPDWADEAAQEVPRIFRPGDGWVWLQGDAPVQGHLLGGCLEVLDMLNGTPGWPEPALWRGAVLALETSEDVPPPHQVGYWLRNYAAQGILAGAAGLILARPRTYTPAMVEDLHGWVRRVLAEAGRAEMPVVANVDFGHTSPQLTLPLGAQARLDPRAGRVTVWP; encoded by the coding sequence ATGACCTTTCCTGATCCGGCGTCCCTGGTGCCTCCCTCCGTTCAGCGCGGGTTCGTGCGCCCGCCGCGCCTGGGGCCGGGGTCGCGGGTGGCGGCGCTGAGCCTGTCGAGCGGGTTCGTGACCGAGGTCATGAACCGCTACCGCGCCGGGGTGCGTCAGGTCGCGCGTGAATTCGGGTGGGAGGTCGTGGCCGCCCCGAACGCGCTGCGCGGTCCGGAGTTCCTGGCGGCAAACCCGCAGGCCCGCGCGGACGACCTGCACTGGGCGCTGGAGTCGCCGGACATAGACGGCATGGTCAGCATCATCGGCGGGGACGACAGCGTGCGCCTGCTGCCGCACCTGCGCCCGGACCTGATCCGCGCGCACCCGAAGGCGTTCCTGGGCTTCAGCGATTCCACCGTGACCCTCACGCAGTTCCTGCGGGCGGGCGTCATGGCGTATCACGGCCCGGCCCTCCTGACCGATCTGGCCGAGAACGCCGGGATGCACCCGTTCACGGTGCAGGGGCTGCGGCGGGCGCTGGTGGACCCGCCCGCGCCCTTCGATCTGGAGGCCGCCCCGGAGTGGACGCAGAGTGGCCCCGACTGGGCCGACGAGGCCGCGCAGGAAGTCCCGCGCATCTTCCGCCCCGGCGACGGCTGGGTGTGGCTCCAGGGCGACGCACCCGTGCAGGGGCACCTGCTGGGCGGCTGCCTGGAGGTGCTGGACATGCTGAACGGCACGCCCGGCTGGCCGGAACCGGCCCTGTGGCGCGGCGCGGTTCTGGCGCTGGAAACTAGTGAGGACGTGCCGCCCCCGCATCAGGTGGGGTACTGGCTGCGCAACTACGCCGCGCAGGGCATCCTGGCGGGCGCCGCCGGGCTGATCCTGGCCCGCCCCCGCACCTACACGCCCGCGATGGTCGAGGACCTGCACGGCTGGGTGCGCCGCGTGCTGGCCGAGGCAGGCCGCGCGGAGATGCCGGTCGTGGCGAACGTGGACTTCGGACACACCAGCCCGCAACTCACGCTGCCGCTGGGCGCGCAGGCCCGCCTGGACCCCCGTGCGGGCCGCGTGACCGTCTGGCCCTGA